One window from the genome of Hyperolius riggenbachi isolate aHypRig1 chromosome 6, aHypRig1.pri, whole genome shotgun sequence encodes:
- the LOC137522243 gene encoding sialic acid-binding Ig-like lectin 8, producing MTYGFLLRKCIVVAFSMFWTETDSQGVSQIPGFSLRAPRRVTVQRGLCVHIRCSFTVPSINTLSQNSEGMWLKDEGDIVATKNSNEDSTSNTRGRFFLTGDVWKGDCSLRISDARFDDAGSYTFQMEDGGVQYSFTDVRITVRVTKLTQGLTETPIISPMPTLVAGENVTLTCTSPGRCAGRTPQITWKGRITKTVTQRYSVDYEDGTRSYHSNITFTPSTEDDQSMLTCRVMLAVGSTNESIVLEVEGW from the exons ATGACATATGGATTTCTTCTGAGGAAATGTATCGTTGTGGCTTTCAGTATGTTCTGGACAG AAACTGATTCGCAGGGGGTGTCACAAATCCCAGGATTTTCCTTACGAGCCCCTCGAAGAGTCACAGTGCAGCGTGGGCTTTGCGTGCACATTAGATGTAGTTTCACGGTTCCTTCAATTAATACTTTATCCCAAAATTCTGAAGGAATGTGGTTGAAAGACGAGGGCGATATCGTGGCTACAAAGAATAGCAACGAGGACAGTACCTCTAATACCAGAGGGAGATTCTTCCTAACTGGAGATGTGTGGAAAGGAGATTGCTCTCTAAGAATCTCCGATGCAAGGTTTGACGACGCAGGTTCTTACACATTCCAGATGGAAGATGGTGGAGTCCAGTATTCCTTTACTGATGTCAGGATTACTGTGAGAGTTACTA Aattaacccaag GATTAACAGAGACCCCAATCATCTCCCCCATGCCGACGCTGGTTGCTGGCGAGAATGTGACTCTGACCTGCACGAGCCCTGGAAGATGTGCTGGTAGAACTCCACAAATCACATGGAAAGGAAGAATTACCAAGACAGTAACGCAGAGATACTCTGTAGATTATGAAGATGGAACAAGATCGTACCACTCTAACATCACATTCACCCCCTCCACTGAAGATGACCAGTCCATGCTAACCTGCAGAGTTATGCTTGCTGTGGGTTCCACAAATGAAAGCATTGTCCTTGAAGTAGAAGGTTGGTAA